In Myxococcales bacterium, the following proteins share a genomic window:
- a CDS encoding L,D-transpeptidase — MRAPRASAEHLASPGKQTTFNLFGALGLLAVVACSKTEAPTLASAQPASSGDPMSRAPAASRERPARPRLAPAVSLSGQSRPLAVTEVAAGKPRVHARALRAWIYDSPSFRSARLGYLRVGSSVPTESKPAGHDGCKGGWYAVQPDGFICIGKRATLDANDPIVIATREHPPDVSRRLPYIYGTVRKPGPIYGHVPSDDELAKAEPGHEDRMQKWLEADGEVGASYAQDVWLGGRGELVDPAKAWSEKLSDTLPAFLGSGAQIPSLQTDDNEASDDKSTGQNLVTDRMRSRVGYSFLQTFLHRGRRYGISTSLEILPTDRLRPIQGSDFHGFEIPKEIDFPFAIVRRPDAKLWLFQKSQNKLIDAGNAVYRGAVKLTGKQQFFKGRLHYETADAKWLSDKDASRLDPAKRMPAWGKNGEKWLDVNLSKQTVVLYEGERPVFATLISSGEAGLEDPKHTTATKRGIFRIHTKHITATMSSSEVGEEFELRDVPYVQYFDKEGYALHGAYWHDRFGVPKSHGCINLAPEDARRIFHWTEPQVPIGWHGVLLPLKGTIMFVHP; from the coding sequence GTGCGCGCTCCGCGCGCGAGCGCCGAACACCTTGCAAGTCCCGGAAAACAAACGACGTTCAACCTGTTCGGCGCTCTAGGGCTCCTGGCGGTCGTTGCCTGCTCCAAGACCGAGGCGCCGACCCTCGCCAGCGCTCAGCCTGCGTCGAGCGGCGACCCGATGAGCAGAGCGCCCGCCGCGAGCCGGGAACGCCCGGCCCGCCCGCGCTTGGCGCCGGCGGTGAGCCTGAGTGGCCAGAGTCGGCCGCTCGCGGTCACCGAGGTCGCGGCGGGCAAACCCCGGGTGCACGCCCGCGCGCTCAGGGCATGGATCTACGACTCGCCATCGTTTCGGTCCGCGCGCCTCGGCTACTTGCGGGTCGGCTCGTCGGTCCCGACCGAGAGCAAGCCCGCCGGCCACGACGGTTGCAAGGGCGGTTGGTACGCGGTTCAACCGGATGGCTTCATCTGCATCGGGAAACGCGCGACGCTCGACGCGAACGATCCCATCGTGATCGCAACGCGCGAGCATCCCCCCGACGTCTCCCGCAGGCTGCCTTACATCTACGGGACCGTGCGCAAGCCCGGGCCGATCTACGGCCATGTGCCAAGCGACGACGAGCTCGCGAAGGCTGAGCCAGGACATGAGGACCGCATGCAGAAGTGGCTGGAGGCCGACGGCGAAGTCGGTGCCAGCTACGCGCAGGACGTCTGGCTCGGCGGGCGGGGCGAGCTGGTCGATCCGGCCAAGGCTTGGTCCGAGAAGCTGAGTGATACCCTGCCGGCGTTCCTTGGCAGCGGCGCGCAGATCCCGAGCTTGCAGACCGACGACAACGAGGCCTCCGACGACAAGAGCACCGGCCAGAACTTGGTGACCGACCGGATGCGGTCGCGTGTCGGTTATTCGTTCTTGCAGACGTTCCTGCACCGCGGGCGTCGCTACGGCATCAGTACGAGCCTCGAGATCTTGCCCACCGACCGCCTACGCCCGATCCAGGGCTCTGATTTTCACGGCTTCGAGATCCCCAAGGAGATCGATTTTCCGTTTGCCATCGTGCGGCGTCCGGACGCCAAGCTGTGGCTGTTCCAGAAGTCCCAGAACAAGCTGATCGACGCGGGCAACGCCGTCTATCGCGGTGCGGTCAAGCTGACGGGCAAACAGCAATTCTTCAAGGGCCGACTGCACTACGAGACCGCCGACGCCAAGTGGCTGAGCGACAAGGACGCCTCGCGTCTCGACCCGGCCAAACGCATGCCGGCGTGGGGCAAGAACGGCGAGAAGTGGCTGGACGTCAACCTGAGCAAACAGACGGTGGTACTCTACGAGGGCGAACGTCCCGTCTTTGCGACGTTGATCTCGAGCGGAGAGGCCGGGCTCGAGGATCCGAAGCACACCACCGCGACGAAGCGCGGCATCTTCCGCATTCACACCAAACACATCACGGCCACGATGTCGTCGAGTGAGGTAGGGGAGGAGTTCGAGCTCCGCGACGTACCCTACGTGCAATACTTCGACAAAGAAGGCTACGCACTGCACGGGGCCTACTGGCACGACCGCTTCGGTGTGCCCAAGAGCCACGGCTGCATCAACCTTGCCCCCGAGGACGCCCGCCGGATCTTTCACTGGACCGAGCCGCAGGTGCCGATCGGATGGCACGGAGTGCTGCTGCCTCTGAAGGGCACGATCATGTTCGTGCATCCCTGA
- a CDS encoding sulfatase yields MRATATLLSLIVVACAGAPPAEPNPSPAPAPSAPPTASAQPEASAAASAAEPAPTPPAKKPSGPFNVVLLLIDSLRADMPWAGYPREIAPNLSALEPTCTSYTRGYSTSSYTAKSVAAALSGKYPSMLKRSGYFFTKYPESNLFFPELLQKAGVHTMATHGHMYMRKGNNGLDQGFADWRIVDGLTFDAQTDNHVTSQKMTPLAIEQLAAAPKDKPFFMYLHYMDPHDVYQQHKESPAFGKKTRDRYDSEVFYTDLWVGKLLSHMREQPWWKNTVLIVSADHGEAFGEHNQYRHAFELWESLVHIPLMFCGPGIAARHVETPRSSIDFAPTILELMGVKAEHDFVGESLVGELGGGAPKERPVLLDLPADSNNPERRALISGDYKLLVFGADWRFDLYDLKNDPGEKKDLAKSAPDKLAEMKALYQKLWGSLTKVKPYGGNKLEGGGTASGPQN; encoded by the coding sequence ATGAGGGCGACCGCGACCCTCCTCTCTCTGATCGTCGTTGCGTGTGCCGGCGCGCCGCCGGCGGAGCCGAACCCCTCCCCTGCTCCCGCACCGTCCGCGCCGCCGACGGCGAGCGCACAGCCCGAAGCTTCGGCGGCCGCGAGCGCAGCGGAGCCAGCGCCGACGCCCCCGGCAAAAAAGCCGAGTGGGCCGTTCAACGTCGTGCTGCTCTTGATCGACAGCCTGCGCGCGGACATGCCCTGGGCGGGATACCCCCGGGAAATTGCCCCGAATCTCAGCGCACTCGAGCCAACCTGCACCAGCTACACCCGTGGCTATTCGACCTCGAGCTACACCGCCAAGAGCGTGGCGGCAGCCCTGTCGGGGAAGTACCCGAGCATGCTCAAGCGCAGCGGGTACTTCTTCACCAAGTACCCCGAGAGCAACCTGTTCTTCCCGGAGCTGCTCCAGAAGGCCGGCGTGCACACCATGGCGACGCATGGCCACATGTACATGCGCAAGGGCAACAACGGACTCGATCAAGGTTTCGCGGACTGGCGCATCGTCGACGGTCTCACCTTCGACGCTCAGACTGACAACCACGTGACGAGCCAGAAGATGACGCCCCTCGCCATCGAGCAGCTCGCCGCGGCGCCGAAAGACAAACCCTTCTTCATGTACCTGCACTACATGGACCCGCACGACGTCTATCAGCAGCACAAGGAGAGCCCGGCATTCGGCAAGAAGACCCGCGACCGTTACGACTCGGAGGTGTTCTACACGGATCTCTGGGTCGGCAAGCTGCTCAGCCACATGCGGGAGCAGCCGTGGTGGAAGAACACCGTCTTGATCGTGAGCGCTGACCACGGTGAGGCCTTCGGCGAGCACAACCAGTACCGCCACGCGTTCGAGCTCTGGGAATCGCTGGTGCACATCCCGCTCATGTTCTGTGGCCCCGGCATCGCTGCGCGTCACGTCGAGACTCCGCGCAGCAGCATCGATTTTGCCCCCACCATCCTCGAGCTCATGGGTGTGAAGGCCGAGCACGACTTCGTGGGTGAGTCGCTGGTGGGCGAGCTTGGCGGCGGAGCTCCCAAGGAGCGACCGGTGCTCCTCGATCTGCCGGCCGACAGCAACAACCCCGAGCGCCGGGCGCTCATCAGCGGGGACTACAAACTCCTGGTGTTCGGCGCCGACTGGCGCTTCGACCTCTACGATCTGAAGAACGACCCCGGAGAGAAGAAGGATCTCGCCAAGTCGGCTCCGGACAAACTCGCGGAGATGAAGGCGCTCTACCAGAAGCTCTGGGGCTCCCTGACGAAGGTGAAGCCCTACGGCGGCAACAAGCTCGAGGGCGGCGGTACGGCGAGCGGCCCGCAGAACTGA
- a CDS encoding sulfatase produces the protein MPVRSHLSLIALLGLVACSKDKPPPPAATTQPSGVASAPVEPSASAVTSGEPAAPPRPLNVLFITVDSLRADMPWTGYERKIAPNLTQLASQSVVYNEAYSTSSYTAQSVASYLSGRYAASLYRAGWFFASYAKSNTLFPEVLQESGVRTLAWHAHMYFGRGKGIDQGFDVWELVPGITFNPNTDEHITSDKMTKLAQEILSKPENTGKPFFAWAHYMDPHDEYKKHPESPDFGNKNRDRYDSEVFFTDLWLGKLLSWCEEQPWWKNTALIVSADHGEAFGEHDAWKHAFDVWQVLVRIPLIIKLPGGKPRRIDARRSMIDIAPTITDLLGQKPLEQFQGQSLVPELRGGEPNNREPIAVELAEDSHNPPRRAVISGDYKLTVWGRGAKYLLFNLKNDPGELKELSKTEPEKLAEMKKMFTDKFDKIGFIEPYGGMKQKEGGSANGPMGPPGKKP, from the coding sequence GTGCCCGTGAGATCCCACCTCAGCCTGATCGCCTTGCTCGGGCTGGTCGCTTGCTCGAAGGACAAACCGCCGCCCCCGGCCGCCACGACTCAGCCGAGCGGGGTGGCGAGCGCGCCGGTTGAGCCCTCCGCTTCAGCCGTGACGAGCGGCGAGCCGGCCGCCCCGCCGCGCCCGCTCAACGTGCTGTTCATCACGGTCGACAGCCTGCGCGCCGACATGCCGTGGACCGGTTACGAGCGGAAGATCGCTCCCAACCTGACCCAGCTCGCGTCCCAGAGCGTCGTCTACAACGAGGCTTACTCGACCTCGAGCTACACCGCCCAGAGCGTCGCGAGTTACCTGAGCGGTCGTTACGCGGCCTCGCTGTATCGCGCCGGCTGGTTCTTCGCGAGCTACGCCAAGAGCAACACGCTGTTTCCGGAAGTACTACAGGAGAGCGGCGTCCGCACCTTGGCCTGGCACGCCCACATGTACTTCGGACGCGGCAAGGGCATCGATCAGGGGTTCGACGTCTGGGAGCTGGTGCCGGGCATCACCTTCAACCCGAACACCGACGAACACATCACCAGCGACAAGATGACCAAGCTCGCTCAGGAGATCTTGAGCAAACCCGAGAACACCGGGAAACCTTTCTTTGCGTGGGCGCACTACATGGACCCCCACGACGAGTACAAGAAACACCCTGAGAGCCCCGACTTCGGCAACAAGAACCGTGACCGCTACGACTCGGAGGTGTTCTTCACCGATCTGTGGCTGGGCAAGCTGCTCTCGTGGTGCGAAGAGCAGCCGTGGTGGAAGAACACCGCGCTGATCGTGAGCGCCGACCACGGCGAGGCTTTTGGTGAGCACGACGCCTGGAAACACGCCTTCGACGTGTGGCAGGTGCTGGTGCGCATCCCGCTGATCATCAAGCTGCCCGGCGGCAAACCGCGGCGCATCGACGCACGGCGCTCGATGATCGACATCGCACCGACCATCACCGACCTCCTCGGGCAAAAACCCCTCGAGCAGTTCCAGGGTCAGAGCCTGGTGCCGGAGCTGCGCGGCGGGGAACCGAACAACCGCGAGCCCATCGCGGTGGAGCTGGCCGAGGACAGCCACAACCCACCCCGGCGCGCCGTCATCTCGGGCGACTACAAACTGACGGTCTGGGGCCGAGGCGCGAAGTACCTGCTCTTCAACCTGAAGAATGACCCGGGCGAGCTGAAGGAGCTGAGCAAGACCGAGCCCGAGAAACTCGCCGAGATGAAGAAAATGTTCACGGACAAGTTCGACAAGATTGGCTTCATCGAGCCCTATGGCGGCATGAAACAGAAGGAGGGCGGCAGCGCCAACGGGCCCATGGGGCCGCCGGGAAAGAAGCCATGA
- a CDS encoding HAMP domain-containing protein, protein MRGPKLSVRGKIVGTIIAVSVVVLALGAWAAFRAVTSTGGRGGPVLEKHYERYKSSLASLGTGDYAIARIIAGDPALTQALDGGDATEAAKRLVEPLQSTIAPDLIVISDAAGTTIQGAGLKTLPSSEYRAMRLYSDLRDGKPVRGKIALINGKAYRVSGATIRRTDAPAPGAPPVERIVGTVLIATQLDSWFGDVAANSGSDKPEKQHRFALVAGDKVVASALGKDEKEGLAEAVKTPKTAKEGEEDVPILEFNGKTWDVWSEPVRGYERNGDPDGNKIGTLYMVRTREHQAAKIRDAVGDMAVVFAIALGVALLVGYLLAVQITRPLRRYIEATEDLTRGRADLSKRLDVETSDELGVLAGNLNRMFAKIHSLAASVQRTAFQVNASSGEISSVSKQMLDGAKEQAGKISNSTAAVTELSSSIQQVAENAAEATRTAKQSGEAVTRAIQRLQQIRRVVEEAAQRISTLGESGKRIGNIVEVIRQISEQTTMLALNAAIEAAHAGEHGRGFAVVADEVSSLAKRTGQSARDIEDLIATIRDQTTEAVNVMSDGTRVVEEGTGLVETTLADLKTLISVVDDTAAAVQEQAIASDEIARNMDAVQRIATAVLSSSENAVAQGDALQKLADELEESVRGFKIDTERALLDEEELKALPEAKKSS, encoded by the coding sequence ATGCGCGGGCCAAAGCTCAGTGTGCGGGGCAAGATCGTCGGCACGATCATCGCCGTCTCGGTGGTCGTGCTGGCTCTCGGAGCGTGGGCGGCGTTTCGCGCGGTGACCAGCACCGGCGGGCGCGGTGGACCGGTGCTCGAGAAACACTACGAGCGCTACAAGTCGAGCCTCGCCAGCCTCGGCACCGGCGACTACGCCATCGCCCGCATCATTGCCGGCGATCCGGCCTTGACCCAGGCGCTCGACGGCGGCGACGCGACCGAGGCGGCCAAGCGCCTGGTCGAACCCCTGCAGAGCACCATCGCGCCAGATCTGATCGTGATCTCCGACGCCGCGGGGACCACGATCCAGGGCGCAGGTCTCAAGACCCTGCCGAGCAGCGAGTACCGCGCGATGCGGCTCTACTCCGATCTTCGGGACGGCAAGCCGGTGCGGGGAAAGATCGCGCTGATCAACGGCAAGGCCTATCGGGTCTCCGGCGCAACGATCCGCCGCACCGATGCGCCGGCCCCGGGCGCTCCGCCTGTGGAGCGCATCGTGGGCACGGTCTTGATCGCCACCCAGCTCGACTCGTGGTTCGGGGACGTGGCCGCCAACAGCGGCAGTGACAAGCCGGAAAAACAACACCGCTTTGCGCTGGTCGCCGGCGACAAGGTCGTTGCGAGCGCCCTCGGCAAGGATGAAAAAGAAGGCCTCGCCGAGGCGGTAAAGACTCCCAAGACCGCCAAGGAAGGCGAAGAAGACGTCCCGATCCTGGAGTTCAACGGCAAGACCTGGGACGTGTGGAGTGAGCCCGTCCGCGGCTACGAGCGCAACGGCGACCCCGACGGAAACAAGATCGGCACGCTCTACATGGTGCGCACCCGGGAGCACCAGGCGGCGAAGATCCGCGACGCAGTCGGCGACATGGCCGTGGTGTTCGCCATCGCGCTTGGTGTTGCGCTGCTGGTGGGTTACCTGCTCGCGGTCCAGATCACCCGGCCGCTGCGCCGGTACATCGAAGCCACGGAAGATCTGACCCGCGGTCGAGCGGATCTGTCGAAGCGCCTCGACGTCGAGACCAGCGATGAGCTCGGGGTTCTGGCCGGCAACCTCAACCGCATGTTCGCCAAGATCCACAGCCTGGCGGCGAGTGTGCAGCGCACGGCGTTCCAGGTGAATGCGTCGAGCGGTGAGATCTCCAGCGTGAGCAAGCAGATGCTCGACGGGGCCAAGGAGCAGGCCGGGAAGATCTCCAACTCGACGGCCGCCGTGACGGAGCTGAGCTCGTCCATCCAGCAGGTGGCAGAGAACGCCGCCGAGGCGACCCGCACCGCGAAACAGAGCGGCGAGGCCGTCACCCGCGCCATCCAGCGCCTGCAGCAGATCCGCCGCGTCGTCGAGGAGGCGGCTCAGCGCATCAGCACCCTCGGTGAGAGCGGCAAGCGAATTGGCAACATCGTCGAGGTGATCCGCCAGATCAGCGAGCAGACCACGATGCTGGCGCTGAACGCGGCCATCGAGGCGGCCCACGCGGGGGAACACGGTCGCGGGTTTGCGGTCGTCGCCGACGAGGTCAGCTCGCTGGCCAAGCGCACCGGACAGAGCGCCCGCGACATCGAGGATCTGATCGCGACCATCCGCGATCAGACCACCGAGGCGGTGAACGTGATGTCGGACGGCACACGCGTGGTGGAGGAGGGCACGGGCCTGGTGGAGACCACGCTCGCGGATCTGAAGACGCTGATCAGCGTGGTGGACGACACCGCCGCCGCCGTCCAAGAGCAGGCCATTGCCTCCGACGAGATCGCCCGCAACATGGACGCCGTTCAGCGCATCGCCACGGCGGTGCTGTCGTCGAGCGAAAACGCCGTGGCTCAGGGTGACGCGCTCCAGAAGCTCGCTGACGAGCTCGAGGAGAGTGTGCGGGGATTCAAGATCGACACCGAGCGCGCGTTGCTCGACGAGGAGGAGCTCAAAGCGCTCCCCGAGGCCAAGAAGAGCTCATGA
- a CDS encoding DUF4340 domain-containing protein, translating to MISWRALSWHLLALGLASTVALVVWTRKDPAANQKGDVEVWGGSAEGVEKISFEAENRSVRLERRKDSNGLWYVGSVDKTIEVKPPSPHGDAGAADAGPSAAPSEKKQESTTFVSVEQGKKLAESVAPLLAVRRLGKVDDARAEEFGFNKPEGTLKITVDGRERTLIFGGTTPGGGDRYVKDGNGELWAISGNVAQSVLFAESRLVERKLHGYEPDELKSAKISRGTLSRDVVRLEDKKDGWADAQTPMSLDETAGNWMTKLDRLRIVAFVENPGAQLSAEASIVKVELGGKGGRKLGYLELYKAPGENGKPKYLVKTEYTRWYAEVISSVAEQVEQDLGSVVKAP from the coding sequence GTGATTTCCTGGAGAGCTCTGTCATGGCACTTGCTGGCGCTCGGTCTGGCTTCGACCGTCGCGCTGGTGGTCTGGACGCGCAAAGACCCGGCCGCCAACCAGAAGGGCGATGTCGAGGTCTGGGGCGGCTCCGCCGAGGGCGTCGAGAAGATCTCCTTCGAAGCGGAGAACCGCTCGGTGCGGCTCGAGCGGCGCAAAGACAGCAACGGGCTCTGGTACGTGGGCAGCGTCGACAAGACCATCGAGGTGAAGCCGCCTTCTCCCCACGGCGACGCCGGCGCAGCCGATGCCGGTCCGAGCGCCGCGCCGAGCGAGAAGAAACAAGAGTCGACCACGTTCGTCAGCGTCGAGCAGGGAAAGAAGCTGGCCGAGAGTGTGGCGCCGCTCTTGGCGGTGCGGCGGCTCGGCAAGGTGGACGACGCCCGGGCCGAGGAGTTCGGCTTCAACAAACCGGAGGGCACGCTCAAGATCACCGTCGACGGTCGGGAGCGGACGCTGATCTTCGGCGGCACCACGCCGGGGGGCGGGGACCGCTACGTCAAGGATGGCAACGGTGAGCTGTGGGCCATCAGCGGCAACGTCGCGCAGAGTGTGCTCTTCGCCGAGTCGCGGCTGGTCGAGCGCAAGCTCCACGGCTACGAGCCGGACGAGCTCAAGAGCGCGAAGATCTCCCGCGGCACCCTGTCGCGCGACGTCGTTCGCCTCGAGGACAAGAAGGACGGCTGGGCCGATGCCCAGACGCCCATGAGCCTGGACGAGACCGCGGGCAACTGGATGACGAAGCTCGATCGCCTGCGAATCGTTGCGTTCGTCGAGAACCCCGGCGCGCAGCTCTCCGCTGAAGCGAGCATCGTGAAGGTCGAGCTCGGCGGCAAAGGGGGTCGCAAGCTCGGCTACCTGGAGCTCTACAAAGCTCCCGGCGAGAACGGCAAGCCGAAGTATCTGGTGAAGACCGAATACACGCGCTGGTACGCCGAGGTGATCAGCAGCGTGGCCGAGCAGGTGGAGCAGGATCTGGGCTCGGTCGTCAAAGCGCCCTGA
- a CDS encoding type II/IV secretion system protein — protein MSATVRGLLGIAVLGLLAGAAAIAASVSFDGAWAEIVRQFWVVFGSGGWGWLLRVAGIAGGFAVVLTLAELLFGLRRKRGHADYEGLETGNVQEAIVEVRRRIADCTAEAPDVVAAFTELVRGAVKVSASDIHVSPTPDALKLTYRVHGTLHEVALLDPSVQAPLVTRVKVLARLDTYVKNTPQDGRLVMTIDDGSIEARVSTLPTEGGERVVLRLVRGSRAVPDVESLAFNEEVMAGVIDLVNRPQGLLFVTGPVGSGKTTTLYAALKQISRSRGRTTTLVTLEDPIELELPFATQTQMHPKAGMTFAGTLRSVLRQDPNVLMVGEIRDRETAEIAMQAGLTGHLILTTVHGQSAAGVFARLIEMGIEPFILASATVGCLSQRLVRTLCTACRREAKPDAIVTERFAESGIVIPDGIYYEHVGCDFCEGQGFTGRLPIAELLILNEAVRAAINKRSPTNELHQVATAEGMTPLMRDGLLRAQRGETSLMEVLRVTG, from the coding sequence ATGTCCGCCACCGTCCGCGGCCTGCTCGGAATTGCTGTGCTCGGCCTCCTTGCCGGCGCCGCGGCGATCGCGGCCAGCGTGTCGTTCGATGGCGCGTGGGCGGAGATCGTCCGACAGTTCTGGGTCGTGTTCGGGTCGGGGGGCTGGGGGTGGCTGCTCCGCGTTGCGGGCATCGCCGGTGGGTTCGCGGTCGTGCTCACACTGGCGGAGTTGCTGTTCGGGCTCCGACGCAAGCGCGGCCACGCCGACTACGAGGGGCTGGAGACCGGGAACGTCCAGGAGGCGATCGTCGAGGTGCGGCGGCGCATCGCCGACTGCACCGCCGAGGCGCCGGACGTGGTCGCGGCGTTCACGGAGCTGGTGCGCGGAGCCGTGAAGGTCAGCGCCAGTGACATCCACGTCTCGCCGACGCCGGACGCGCTGAAGCTGACGTATCGCGTGCACGGCACACTGCACGAGGTCGCCCTGCTCGATCCCTCGGTGCAAGCGCCGCTGGTGACCCGCGTCAAGGTGCTCGCTCGCCTCGACACGTACGTGAAGAACACTCCCCAGGACGGGCGCCTGGTGATGACCATCGACGACGGCAGCATCGAGGCGCGTGTCTCGACGCTACCCACCGAGGGCGGGGAGCGGGTCGTGCTGCGTCTGGTCCGCGGCAGCCGCGCCGTGCCCGACGTCGAATCATTGGCCTTCAACGAAGAGGTGATGGCTGGCGTCATCGACCTCGTCAACCGACCCCAGGGACTCTTGTTCGTGACGGGTCCGGTCGGTAGCGGCAAGACGACCACGCTCTACGCGGCGCTGAAGCAGATTTCGCGCTCCCGAGGCCGCACGACGACTCTGGTCACGCTCGAAGACCCCATCGAGCTCGAGCTGCCCTTTGCGACGCAGACGCAGATGCACCCGAAGGCCGGCATGACCTTCGCGGGCACGTTGCGCAGTGTGCTCCGGCAAGATCCGAACGTGCTGATGGTGGGCGAAATTCGCGATCGCGAGACCGCCGAGATCGCCATGCAAGCGGGCCTGACGGGCCATCTCATCCTCACCACCGTGCACGGTCAGAGCGCCGCGGGTGTGTTTGCGCGCCTGATCGAGATGGGCATCGAGCCGTTCATCTTGGCCAGCGCGACCGTCGGCTGCCTCTCCCAGCGACTGGTCCGCACGCTGTGTACGGCCTGCCGCAGGGAAGCCAAGCCGGACGCCATCGTGACCGAGCGCTTCGCCGAGTCGGGCATCGTCATCCCCGATGGCATCTACTACGAACACGTGGGGTGTGACTTCTGCGAGGGCCAAGGTTTTACCGGGCGCTTGCCCATCGCGGAGCTCCTGATTCTGAACGAGGCGGTCCGCGCCGCCATCAACAAGCGCAGCCCGACCAACGAGCTACATCAGGTGGCGACCGCCGAGGGCATGACCCCGCTGATGCGGGACGGGCTCTTGCGCGCCCAGCGCGGGGAGACCTCGCTGATGGAAGTGCTACGGGTGACGGGATGA
- a CDS encoding PaaI family thioesterase gives MSESLQDRYAPNNLCFGCGPANDKGLRIKSRVLGDELIAEFTPEPHHQAFGGVLNGGIVGALLDCHSNWAAAHALMQSKALEHPPCTVTAEFHVKLRAPTPMSPVSLRAKAVSVEGDKVVVEASLEANGKTTATCRGVFVSVKEGHPAFHRW, from the coding sequence ATGTCAGAGAGCCTTCAGGATCGCTACGCGCCGAACAACCTTTGTTTCGGCTGCGGGCCCGCCAATGACAAGGGCCTGCGCATCAAGAGCCGCGTGCTGGGCGACGAGCTGATCGCCGAGTTCACACCGGAGCCGCACCATCAGGCCTTCGGCGGCGTGCTCAACGGAGGCATCGTGGGGGCACTGCTCGACTGCCACAGCAACTGGGCGGCGGCCCACGCCCTGATGCAGTCGAAGGCCCTCGAACACCCACCCTGCACGGTCACGGCGGAGTTTCACGTCAAGCTGCGTGCACCCACACCGATGTCCCCGGTGTCGCTGCGCGCGAAGGCCGTCTCCGTCGAGGGGGACAAGGTCGTCGTCGAAGCCAGCCTCGAGGCGAATGGCAAGACCACCGCCACCTGCCGCGGGGTGTTCGTCTCGGTGAAGGAAGGCCACCCGGCCTTCCACCGCTGGTGA